In Penicillium psychrofluorescens genome assembly, chromosome: 5, a single window of DNA contains:
- a CDS encoding uncharacterized protein (ID:PFLUO_008451-T1.cds;~source:funannotate): MPPRLPGKLLPLSSLLWGVPSLAPRIAARPFGIRSLNPPKPSRFNVGPGLPVLESTSTAALRRKANSLPLRSGAITTKKGMTAMYDPEAGKRTACTVLQLDRVEVVSHKTRQRHGYFAVQIGAGWRHPSNVKKAMLGHFSSQGVSPKRHVVEFRVKDESGLPPVGQLIDAAWFQEGQYIDARSNTKGKGFAGVMKRHGFHGQDRTHGVSLTHRSAGSTGPSQGGGSRVYPGKKMAGNMGNNQNTVQNLKVLKVDAENGIVVVNGTVSGPKGCVVRIQDAIKKPWPKIAPIVAEPAVEAAAAAAAA; encoded by the exons ATGCCGCCACGCCTCCCAGGGAAGCTGCTGCCGCTTTCCTCCCTCCTGTGGGGCGTTCCGTCGCTGGCGCCTCGCATAGCGGCGCGGCCATTCGGCATCCGCTCGCTCAATCCCCCGAAACCCAGCCGGTTCAATGTCGGGCCCGGCCTGCCTGTTCTCGAGTCGACATCAACCGCAGCGCTCCGACGCAAAGCCAATTCGCTGCCCCTGCGCTCAGGTGCCATTACAACCAAGAAGGGAATGACAGCCATGTACGACCCGGAGGCGGGCAAACGCACCGCGTGCACCGTGCTGCAACTGGACCGGGTCGAGGTGGTCTCACACAAGACGCGGCAGAGGCACGGCTACTTCGCGGTGCAGATTGGTGCCGGCTGGAGACACCCTAGCAACGTGAAAAAGGCCATGCTAGGCCATTTCTCTTCCCAAGGCGTCTCGCCCAAGCGTCACGTTGTCGAGTTCCGTGTCAAGGATGAGTCCGGTCTCCCGCCCGTCGGCCAGCTGATCGATGCCGCTTGGTTCCAGGAGGGCCAGTATATTGACGCCCGCTCCAATACCAAGGGAAAGGGCTTTGCTGGTGTGATGAAGCGCCACGGCTTCCACGGCCAGGACCGCACTCACGGTGTGAGTTTGACGCATCGATCCGCGGGTTCAACGGGTCCCAGTCAGGGTGGTGGTTCGAGAGTGTATCCTGGAAAGAAGATGGCGGGGAATATGGGGAATAACCAAAACACCGTTCAAAACCTGAAGGTGTTAAAAGTGGATGCAGAGAATGGTATTGTTGTTGTGAACG GCACCGTTAGTGGTCCCAAGGGATGCGTCGTCCGGATCCAGGATGCGATCAAGAAGCCGTGGCCGAAGATTGCCCCGATTGTGGCAGAGCCGGCGGTCGAAGCTGCGGCTGCAGCTGCGGCTGCTTGA
- a CDS encoding uncharacterized protein (ID:PFLUO_008452-T1.cds;~source:funannotate), whose protein sequence is MALRPSLLSRWVSSALSQPTLMSTSSLSSMRGLTVRRSHARLLQQASGTTRRSLITAIRAPRKLPLNRLLPSRQSLRPGRRFNSTGPKSQTEQEPTSLSARLKKLSREYGWSALGVYLGLSALDFPFCFAAVRLLGVDRIGHYEHVAIEFLKSTFGSAWPQLTTEEGQTEIAMATEDAQQGRLARADERNRGEEASIWTQLALAYAIHKSFIFIRVPLTAAVTPKVVKTLRRWGWNIGKRKPKSSS, encoded by the exons ATGGCTCTCCGGCCCTCCCTTCTCTCGCGATGGGTCTCGTCTGCGCTCTCGCAACCCACCCTCATGAGCACTTCCTCCCTGTCTTCCATGCGAGGCCTGACAGTGCGTCGTAGCCATGCAAGGCTACTGCAGCAAGCTTCCGGGACAACGCGGCGGTCGTTAATCACTGCCATCCGGGCTCCTCGAAAACTCCCACTGAACCGACTCCTCCCTTCCAGACAAAGTCTCCGACCAGGCCGCCGCTTCAATTCCACCGGTCCTAAGTCCCAGACGGAGCAAGAACCCACATCCCTATCGGCGCGGCTGAAAAAACTGTCCCGCGAATATGGCTGGTCCGCGCTGGGCGTGTACCTGGGACTCTCGGCTCTGGATTTCCCATTCTGCTTCGCGGCCGTGCGACTGCTCGGCGTTGACCGCATCGGACACTACGAGCATGTGGCCATTGAGTTCCTCAAATCGACGTTTGGATCGGCGTGGCCGCAGCTCACTACGGAAGAGGGGCAGACAGAAATAGCCATGGCTACGGAAGATGCCCAGCAGGGCCGGTTGGCTCGTGCGGATGAGCGGAAcaggggagaagaagcta GTATATGGACACAGCTCGCTCTGGCGTATGCCATCCACAAGagcttcatcttcatccggGTGCCTTTGACGGCGGCCGTGACGCCCAAGGTAGTCAAGACGTTGCGGCGCTGGGGGTGGAACATTGGGAAGCGGAAGCCTAAGAGCTCCTCTTGA
- a CDS encoding uncharacterized protein (ID:PFLUO_008453-T1.cds;~source:funannotate): MVLISSCRKFGKQIQRRQLDLPEYAASFVNYKALKKLIKQLSATPTIPAQTTAEDVAQAGTLDAQAALRANKEVFFFRLEREIEKVNAFYLQKESEFSLRLKTLVDKKRLVQSRSASNSKRPSNFVALFEGFQQFDGDLNKLQQFVEINETGMSKILKKSRMKELYLHRAVEVQPCFNREVLRDLSDRATTARLELEAWAEGENIQFDGVRPPAGAAASVGAEEDELDLQVLQSASTGNLQTLREWLVKLKPSPDARDRGTRTFLTAINGFSDDVLGLLLESGLVDIHAEDDINERNCLHEAAISGRDFVFRAGLAASVDISMSDVYGRIPLHYACMHGRVEMVKQLLAVGPHTVDVMDHDNFTPLIHSIVKGQLACAEQLLYNNARIDPTQEADQVSLNASQYGAFPIVKTDHIPLNLACQYGSIPIVKMLLERHAKLLPDAEGLYPQHMVARASQSPELFLLLKQHGADLNQRDKLYQWTPLFHAASEGCVPCLRTLLELSVDPHVADEKGLSAMYYAAWEGHLECMLLLWAKPSSVTPGQRTMDVLNGLQLQGSADAMGDRMEHEDATEMDTADGIPDLSLPPPIIPLRRYGHNFLDKKTFVQILFDQGNTGSIAFDQAGRYPAARLTISSKLSDLIPRTIMLPIQDDSRTISFHADNLDTFTVDFEIFPTFGSKVIAKSVALPVVFRAESSSTGTCSLPLFDPRLRAIGQLRFNFQVIKPYHGDPLEITHFATYWKATSALDSEHNGLVTGSSLSGDYVQLFVQLTRDQVPVLYPQFTINHHGIAIPICHLKYAQFQAIGAERGIHHQQVIQFLETQAAHDMPQAHRLLAASFLSLREVLRHLPVDLNINITILYPSVAEEKSLDMSSLADVNSFADSILTDVFDHARVAREKNPDFMRSVVFTSYNPNICTALNWKQPNYPVLLCNDLGQIRDLAQNVGSMPHVDSSGRASMSIKESARIAQSNNFMGLICRSSLLNVVPALVETIKELGLVLVADTSDEVGQPDRADALSAASAMGVAAEWAYRMPDGVNGVMKANGILRFNDMIDM, encoded by the exons ATGGTGTTAATCTCCTCTTGCAGGAAGTTCGGGAAACAAATTCAGCGCCGGCAGCTGGATCTCCCCGAATATGCCGCCAGCTTCGTCAACTACAAGGCCCTGAAGAAG CTGATCAAGCAACTCAGCGCCACTCCAACCATCCCGGCTCAAACcacggccgaggatgtggcCCAGGCGGGGACGCTCGATGCGCAGGCCGCCCTGCGCGCGAACAAGgaggtcttcttcttccgacTA GAACGGGAGATCGAGAAAGTCAATGCGTTCTATTTACAGAAGGAATCAGAG TTCTCCCTCCGTCTCAAAACGCTGGTCGACAAGAAGCGCCTCGTCCAGTCGCGGTCTGCATCCAACTCCAAGCGCCCGTCCAACTTTGTCGCGCTGTTCGAGGGGTTCCAGCAGTTCGATGGCGATCTCAACAAGCTGCAG CAATTCGTGGAGATCAATGAGACGGGAATGTCCAAAATCCTCAAAAAG TCTCGTATGAAAGAGCTATACCTTCACCGCGCCGTGGAAGTGCAACCATGTTTCAACCGGGAGGTGCTCCGCGATCTTTCGGACCGTGCGACAACAGCTCGGCTGGAATTGGAGGCATgggcggagggagagaacATTCAGTTTGATGGTGTGCGACCGCCCGCTGGTGCGGCGGCGTCTGTTggagcggaggaggatgaatTGGATCTCCAGGTCCTGCAGTCTGCCTCGACCGGCAATCTCCAAACGCTGCGGGAATGGTTGGTGAAACTGAAGCCCTCGCCAGATGCCCGCGATCGTGGCACCCGGACATTCTTGACCGCGATTAACGGCTTCTCCGATGATGTTTTGGGCCTTCTCCTGGAAAGTGGACTGGTGGACATCCACGCCGAGGATGACATCAATGAACGGAATTGCCTTCACGAGGCCGCCATTTCCGGTCGTGACTTTGTGTTCAGGGCGGGTCTGGCTGCCTCGGTGGATATCTCCATGTCAGACGTCTACGGACGGATACCGTTGCACTACGCATGCATGCACGGACGCGTGGAGATGGTGAAGCAGCTTCTGGCCGTTGGACCGCATACCGTCGACGTAATGGACCACGACAACTTCACTCCCTTGATCCACAGTATCGTCAAGGGCCAGCTTGCCTGCGCGGAGCAGCTGCTGTACAACAATGCCCGCATTGACCCGACTCAAGAGGCGGATCAAGTTTCTTTAAATGCTAGCCAATATGGCGCCTTCCCGATTGTCAAGACGGATCACATTCCCTTGAACCTTGCCTGTCAATATGGCTCTATCCCGATTGTCAAGATGCTCCTCGAACGACATGCGAAATTGCTACCGGACGCCGAGGGGCTCTACCCACAGCACATGGTGGCTCGCGCCTCACAGTCCCCAGAGCTGTTCTTACTCCTGAAGCAGCACGGTGCCGACCTGAACCAGCGAGACAAGCTCTATCAATGGACACCTCTCTTCCATGCTGCAAGCGAAGGCTGCGTGCCGTGTCTGCGCACACTTCTCGAGCTCAGCGTGGACCCGCATGTGGCCGACGAGAAGGGACTCTCCGCGATGTACTACGCCGCATGGGAAGGTCATCTGGAGTGTATGCTTCTTCTATGGGCTAAACCCTCAAGCGTCACCCCAGGACAGCGGACAATGGATGTGCTCAACGGTCTGCAGCTGCAGGGCTCCGCCGATGCAATGGGGGACCGGATGGAACACGAGGACGCTACCGAGATGGATACTGCGGACGGTATCCCAGATCTCTCCCTACCGCCCCCGATAATCCCGTTGAGGCGGTACGGCCACAACTTCCTGGACAAGAAGACCTTTGTCCAGATCCTGTTCGACCAAGGGAATACGGGGTCGATTGCATTTGATCAAGCTGGACGCTACCCGGCGGCCCGATTGACCATCTCATCCAAGCTGTCTGACCTAATTCCACGCACCATTATGTTGCCCATCCAGGACGATTCCCGgaccatctccttccacgcGGACAACCTCGACACTTTCACCGTGGATTTCGAGATCTTCCCGACCTTTGGATCCAAGGTGATTGCCAAGAGTGTGGCTCTGCCGGTCGTCTTCCGCGCCGAATCCTCGAGCACTGGTACATGCAGCCTGCCACTCTTCGACCCACGGCTGCGCGCGATCGGTCAGCTGCGGTTTAATTTCCAGGTCATCAAGCCGTACCACGGCGATCCTTTGGAGATCACCCACTTCGCGACATACTGGAAGGCAACCAGTGCTTTGGACTCCGAACATAATGGGCTGGTCACCGGCTCCAGTCTGTCGGGAGACTATGTGCAGCTCTTCGTGCAGCTGACCCGGGATCAGGTGCCAGTGCTTTATCCCCAATTCAccatcaaccaccatggCATCGCGATCCCGATCTGCCACCTGAAGTATGCTCAATTCCAGGCCATTGGCGCGGAACGGggcatccaccaccagcaagtGATACAGTTCCTGGAGACTCAGGCGGCTCATGACATGCCCCAGGCTCATCGACTCCTTGCAGCATCCTTCCTGTCCCTTCGGGAAGTCTTGCGGCATCTGCCAGTCGACCTGAACATCAACATCACAATTCTTTACCCATCTGtcgccgaggagaagagccTTGACATGAGCTCGCTGGCGGATGTCAACAGCTTCGCCGACTCGATATTGACAGATGTCTTTGACCATGCTCGCGTGGCTCGGGAAAAGAACCCAGACTTCATGCGGTCCGTGGTGTTCACGTCGTATAATCCGAATATCTGCACGGCCCTCAATTGGAAGCAACCGAACT ATCCTGTCCTTCTCTGCAACGACCTCGGACAGATCCGGGATCTGGCTCAGAACGTGGGCTCGATGCCTCATGTGGATAGTAGTGGACGGGCGTCGATGTCTATCAAGGAGTCTGCGCGGATTGCCCAAAGTAACAACTTTATGGGTCTGATCTGCCGGTCGAGTCTTCTG AATGTTGTTCCCGCATTAGTGGAAACCATTAAAGAGCTCGGCCTGGTTCTTGTGGCTGACACCTCCGATGAGGTCGGGCAGCCTGACCGCGCAGACGCCCTGTCGGCGGCCAGCGCGATGGGCGTCGCGGCCGAGTGGGCATACCGGATGCCCGATGGTGTCAACGGTGTGATGAAGGCCAACGGCATCCTTCGATTCAATGATATGATCGACATGTGA